From Longimicrobium sp., a single genomic window includes:
- a CDS encoding MBL fold metallo-hydrolase, with the protein MKMRSIAATAAVLLACAPAAARAQMHAHVINVGQGQSVLLEFAGDAVLVDAGGDPGTAARQHLKSYLEAFFARRTDLNRTLAAVIVTHPHIDHTRFLMEVMRGYTVRELVDGGRSTSASGLPQVRQARRWATEHDIVYNRVPDARISQGGYQPMMLRGLKTGASQADVRFLNGATACADENNNSVAVLVRYQAFSMLVPGDAESEDGDCTPAIQRMLRRFGTTLLNVDAYVADHHGSDNGATDEYLAALSPRVAVISAGDSIDTPPLFNAYAYGHPREQALAAIERAVLDTRTSPATVWSMDAVRAIRRARVVSKAIYCTCWDGDVIVDVDATGRQISVRTLRAASPP; encoded by the coding sequence ATGAAGATGCGATCGATCGCCGCGACCGCCGCGGTGCTGCTCGCCTGCGCGCCGGCCGCGGCGCGGGCGCAGATGCACGCGCACGTGATCAACGTGGGCCAGGGCCAGTCGGTGCTGCTGGAGTTCGCCGGCGACGCGGTGCTGGTGGACGCCGGCGGCGATCCGGGCACCGCCGCGCGGCAGCATCTCAAGTCCTATCTCGAAGCCTTCTTCGCCCGCCGCACGGATCTCAACCGCACGCTCGCGGCCGTCATCGTCACCCACCCGCACATCGACCACACGCGCTTCCTGATGGAGGTGATGCGCGGCTACACCGTGCGCGAGCTGGTGGACGGCGGGCGGTCGACGAGCGCCAGCGGACTCCCGCAGGTGCGGCAGGCGCGCCGGTGGGCGACGGAGCACGACATCGTCTACAACCGCGTGCCCGATGCGCGGATCAGCCAGGGCGGCTACCAGCCGATGATGCTGCGCGGGCTGAAGACCGGCGCGTCGCAGGCCGACGTTCGCTTCCTGAACGGCGCGACGGCGTGCGCGGACGAGAACAACAACTCGGTGGCGGTGCTGGTGCGCTACCAGGCGTTCTCGATGCTCGTCCCCGGCGACGCGGAGAGCGAGGACGGCGACTGCACGCCGGCGATCCAGCGGATGCTGCGCCGCTTCGGCACCACGCTGCTGAACGTGGACGCGTACGTGGCCGACCACCACGGCTCCGACAACGGCGCCACCGACGAGTACCTGGCCGCGCTCTCGCCGCGCGTGGCCGTCATCTCCGCGGGGGACAGCATCGACACGCCGCCGCTGTTCAACGCCTACGCCTACGGCCATCCGCGCGAGCAGGCGCTGGCCGCGATCGAGCGCGCCGTTCTCGACACGCGCACGTCGCCCGCGACCGTCTGGTCGATGGACGCCGTACGGGCGATCCGCCGCGCGCGCGTTGTCTCCAAGGCCATCTACTGCACCTGCTGGGACGGCGACGTGATCGTGGACGTGGACGCCACCGGCCGGCAGATCTCCGTCCGCACGCTGCGCGCAGCGTCCCCGCCCTGA
- a CDS encoding TonB family protein, with product MRLLRIAALALAAMISARGVHAQTAAPAPRDSASAAFLQRLAADARAAAGAGAKGLVVFTAEPAAGRAELKLAHATVADSALAPVLQRARAGLGSLAAAASVVWHFRLDSAAGGANGPAKQPAIRNAAEVRARVLRYVAEHFASIFEGRRGLRVDLLMVVAQEGDVAWAKVARSSGNAQVDAAALEIARTMRFTPAEAGGRPVDTTMTFPLHFVVGEA from the coding sequence ATGAGGCTCCTCCGGATCGCAGCGCTGGCGCTGGCCGCGATGATCTCCGCGCGCGGGGTGCACGCGCAGACCGCCGCCCCCGCGCCGCGCGACTCCGCGTCGGCGGCGTTCCTGCAGCGGCTGGCGGCGGACGCGCGCGCCGCGGCGGGCGCCGGCGCCAAGGGGCTGGTCGTGTTCACCGCGGAGCCGGCGGCGGGGCGCGCGGAGCTGAAGCTGGCGCACGCGACGGTCGCGGACAGCGCGCTGGCGCCGGTGCTGCAGCGGGCGCGCGCGGGGCTGGGCTCGCTGGCGGCGGCGGCGTCTGTCGTCTGGCACTTCCGGCTGGACTCGGCCGCGGGCGGCGCCAACGGGCCGGCGAAGCAGCCCGCGATCCGCAACGCGGCCGAGGTGCGCGCGCGGGTGCTGCGCTACGTGGCCGAGCACTTCGCCAGCATCTTCGAGGGGCGGCGCGGGCTGCGCGTGGACCTGCTGATGGTGGTGGCGCAGGAGGGCGACGTGGCGTGGGCGAAGGTCGCGCGCTCCAGCGGCAACGCGCAGGTCGACGCCGCCGCGCTGGAGATCGCGCGCACCATGCGCTTCACCCCCGCGGAGGCGGGCGGCCGGCCGGTGGACACGACGATGACCTTCCCCCTCCACTTCGTCGTGGGAGAAGCCTGA
- the hutH gene encoding histidine ammonia-lyase, with protein MRVEIDGDGLTLEEVERVARDASAEVALAPGVEERIVRSRAVVEDAIRRGAVVYGVTTGFGRLAETVIPLDRIEELQINLIRSHACGTGPALPRDEVRAITLLRANVLAKGFSGVRPVVVERLLDLLNRGVHPVIPEQGSVGASGDLAPLSHLALVLVGEGEAEVGGETVAGGEALRRAGLEPLRLQAKEGLALNNGTQVMTGIGALALLGAERAAETADVAGAMSLEALRGTPDAFHPAIMRARPHPGQAASAERLRALLADSEIRESHRYGDPRVQDAYSLRCMPQVHGAARNAFAYVRQVLETEANSATDNPLIFPGEDGGLVISGGNFHGQPVAQVLDFLAIALADLASISERRIERLVNPDLSGDLPPFLTDDAGVSSGFMIAQITAAALVNECKALATPASVDSIPTGAGKEDHVSMGMTGARKLRQVLRNVETVLGLELMIAAQGLEHRKPLRPGRGVERAYAILRERIPPLDRDRILAPDIEAAATLVHSGIFAEIWKG; from the coding sequence ATGCGGGTCGAGATCGACGGCGACGGGCTGACGCTGGAGGAGGTGGAGCGGGTGGCGCGCGATGCCTCCGCCGAGGTGGCGCTCGCGCCGGGGGTGGAGGAGCGCATCGTGCGCTCGCGGGCGGTGGTGGAGGATGCGATCCGCCGCGGCGCGGTGGTTTACGGCGTCACCACCGGCTTCGGGCGGCTGGCGGAGACGGTGATCCCGCTCGACCGCATCGAGGAACTGCAGATCAACCTCATCCGCAGCCACGCCTGCGGCACCGGCCCCGCGCTTCCCCGCGACGAGGTGCGCGCCATCACCCTGCTGCGCGCGAACGTGCTGGCGAAGGGCTTCTCCGGCGTCCGCCCCGTGGTGGTCGAGCGGCTGCTGGACCTGCTGAACCGCGGCGTCCACCCGGTGATCCCCGAGCAGGGCTCCGTCGGCGCGTCGGGCGACCTGGCGCCGCTCTCGCACCTGGCGCTCGTCCTGGTCGGCGAGGGCGAGGCGGAAGTCGGCGGCGAGACCGTTGCCGGCGGCGAGGCGCTGCGACGCGCCGGGCTGGAGCCGCTGCGGCTGCAGGCCAAGGAAGGGCTGGCGCTGAACAACGGCACGCAGGTGATGACGGGGATCGGCGCGCTGGCCCTCCTCGGCGCCGAGCGCGCGGCCGAGACGGCGGACGTGGCCGGCGCCATGTCGCTCGAGGCGCTGCGGGGGACGCCGGACGCCTTCCACCCGGCCATCATGCGCGCACGCCCGCACCCCGGCCAGGCCGCCAGCGCCGAGCGCCTGCGCGCGCTCCTGGCCGACAGCGAGATCCGCGAGAGCCACCGCTACGGCGACCCGCGGGTGCAGGACGCGTACTCCCTGCGCTGCATGCCGCAGGTGCACGGCGCGGCGCGCAACGCCTTCGCCTACGTGCGCCAGGTGCTGGAGACGGAGGCCAACAGCGCCACCGACAACCCCCTCATCTTCCCCGGCGAGGACGGCGGTCTGGTGATCAGCGGCGGCAACTTCCATGGCCAGCCCGTCGCCCAGGTGCTCGATTTCCTGGCCATCGCGCTGGCGGACCTGGCGTCGATCTCGGAGCGGCGGATCGAGCGGCTGGTGAACCCCGACCTGAGCGGCGATCTCCCCCCGTTCCTCACGGACGACGCGGGGGTGAGCAGCGGCTTCATGATCGCGCAGATCACCGCCGCCGCGCTGGTGAACGAGTGCAAGGCGCTGGCGACGCCGGCGAGCGTGGACTCCATCCCTACCGGCGCGGGGAAGGAGGACCACGTAAGCATGGGGATGACGGGCGCGCGCAAGCTGCGTCAGGTGCTGCGCAACGTGGAGACGGTGCTGGGGCTGGAGCTGATGATCGCCGCGCAGGGGCTGGAGCACCGCAAGCCGCTGCGCCCCGGCCGCGGCGTGGAGCGCGCATACGCCATCCTGCGCGAGCGCATCCCCCCGCTCGACCGCGACCGCATCCTCGCGCCCGACATCGAAGCCGCCGCCACGCTGGTGCACAGCGGCATTTTCGCAGAGATTTGGAAGGGGTGA
- a CDS encoding Uma2 family endonuclease, with amino-acid sequence MSTQPAARPWTYEEFARLPDDGQRYEVIGGVLYVSPAPQPLHQEISARLFELLRPFARKNGLGRVLSAPIDVLFGDGDYMEPDLVFIRAGRRGVYTKRGLESAPDLVVEVISPTTGLRDRSIKRERYAHFGVPEYWIVDPSAERIEVYRPESEAPSVLITDILDWQPVPDGPKLTIDVVELFSDLDELLE; translated from the coding sequence ATGTCGACACAGCCCGCAGCCCGTCCCTGGACGTACGAGGAGTTCGCGCGTCTTCCGGACGATGGGCAGCGCTACGAAGTCATCGGGGGAGTGTTGTACGTGTCTCCTGCTCCGCAACCGCTTCACCAGGAGATCTCGGCTCGCCTGTTCGAGCTGCTGAGGCCGTTCGCACGCAAGAACGGACTCGGCCGTGTGTTGTCCGCTCCCATCGACGTGCTCTTCGGTGATGGCGACTACATGGAACCCGACCTCGTGTTCATCCGCGCCGGCCGGAGAGGCGTGTATACGAAGCGCGGTCTCGAATCCGCTCCCGATCTGGTGGTCGAGGTGATCTCTCCCACGACGGGGCTGCGCGACCGCAGCATCAAGCGCGAGCGGTACGCGCACTTCGGCGTTCCGGAATACTGGATCGTCGATCCGTCCGCGGAGCGGATCGAGGTGTATCGCCCCGAGTCCGAGGCGCCATCGGTGCTCATCACCGATATCCTCGATTGGCAGCCCGTCCCGGACGGTCCGAAGCTCACGATCGACGTGGTCGAGCTCTTCAGCGACCTCGACGAGCTGCTGGAATAG
- a CDS encoding Uma2 family endonuclease — protein MSTQPAARPWTYEEFARLPDDGQRYEVIGGELFVSPTPKAIHQKILMRLGAALEVFAVEHGVGEVFGPLDVLFGEEDYIAPDLVFVRRERIDIVTDRGAEGPPDLVIEVLSPKTAIRDRGIKRERYAHFGVPEYWIVDPTRRRIEVYRLREDAERPAEIASERLEWQPVPDGPVLTLDVHKLLRDFR, from the coding sequence ATGTCGACACAGCCCGCAGCCCGTCCTTGGACCTACGAGGAGTTTGCGCGTCTTCCGGACGATGGCCAGCGCTACGAAGTCATCGGGGGGGAGCTTTTCGTGTCGCCCACGCCAAAAGCGATTCACCAGAAGATTTTGATGCGCCTGGGGGCCGCGCTCGAGGTGTTCGCGGTCGAGCACGGCGTCGGGGAGGTGTTCGGGCCATTGGACGTGTTGTTCGGCGAGGAGGACTATATCGCGCCGGATCTCGTGTTCGTGCGTCGCGAGCGGATCGACATCGTGACGGATCGGGGAGCGGAAGGTCCGCCCGATCTCGTGATCGAAGTGCTTTCGCCCAAGACGGCGATCCGCGATCGCGGGATCAAGCGCGAGCGGTATGCGCACTTCGGCGTCCCCGAATACTGGATCGTGGATCCCACGCGGCGGCGGATCGAGGTGTATCGTCTGCGGGAGGATGCGGAGCGGCCGGCGGAAATCGCCTCCGAGCGGCTCGAATGGCAGCCGGTTCCGGATGGCCCTGTCCTCACGCTCGACGTGCACAAGCTGCTCCGCGACTTCCGCTGA
- the hutU gene encoding urocanate hydratase, giving the protein MTTIAEAPTGARRTIRAPRGTEISCRGWPQEAALRMLMNNLDPDVAERPEDLVVYGGTGRAARSWEAFDAIVATLRQLADDETLIVQSGKPVAVLRTHRHSPRVLIANSNLVPRWATWEKFRELERLGLTMYGQMTAGSWIYIGTQGILQGTFETFAEVARRHFGGSLRGTWTLTGGMGGMGGAQPLSVTMNEGAVLVVEVDPWRIERRIQTRYCDRMTHDLDEALRWTFEARDAGRPLSVGLVGNCAEVLPELVRRGITPDALTDQTSAHDALNGYVPAGLSLDEAAGLRESDPAEYQRRSMASMRAHCEAMVEMMRRGAITFDYGNNLRTQALDAGYADAFAFPGFVPAYVRPLFCQGKGPFRWVALSGDPADIHRTDDLVLELFPHDDHLRRWITQAREKVAFQGLPARICWLGQGERARFGVALNDLVARGELKAPIVIGRDHLDTGSVASPFRETEGMKDGSDAIADWAILNAMVNVASGASWVSFHHGGGVGIGNSLHAGQVIVADGTPEMRVRLERVLTNDPGMGVARHADAGYEDAVETARREGLKLPML; this is encoded by the coding sequence ATGACCACCATCGCCGAGGCGCCGACGGGGGCGCGCCGCACCATCCGCGCGCCGCGCGGGACGGAGATCTCCTGTCGCGGATGGCCGCAGGAGGCCGCGCTGCGCATGCTCATGAACAACCTCGACCCCGACGTGGCCGAGCGCCCCGAAGACCTCGTCGTCTACGGCGGCACCGGGCGCGCCGCGCGCAGCTGGGAGGCATTCGACGCCATCGTCGCCACGCTCCGCCAGCTCGCCGACGACGAGACGCTCATCGTCCAGTCCGGCAAGCCCGTCGCGGTCCTCCGCACGCACCGCCATTCGCCGCGCGTGCTCATCGCCAACTCCAACCTCGTCCCCCGCTGGGCCACGTGGGAGAAGTTCCGCGAGCTCGAGCGGCTGGGGCTGACCATGTACGGCCAGATGACGGCCGGGTCGTGGATCTACATCGGCACGCAGGGGATCCTGCAGGGGACGTTCGAGACCTTTGCCGAGGTGGCGCGGCGGCACTTCGGCGGCTCCCTGCGCGGCACCTGGACGCTGACCGGCGGGATGGGCGGGATGGGCGGCGCGCAGCCGCTGTCGGTGACCATGAACGAGGGCGCCGTCCTGGTCGTCGAGGTCGATCCGTGGCGGATCGAGCGGCGCATCCAGACGCGCTACTGCGACCGCATGACGCACGACCTGGACGAGGCGCTGCGCTGGACCTTCGAGGCGCGCGACGCCGGCCGCCCCCTCTCCGTGGGCCTGGTCGGCAACTGCGCGGAGGTGCTGCCGGAGCTGGTGCGGCGCGGCATCACCCCCGACGCGCTGACCGACCAGACCAGCGCCCACGACGCGCTGAACGGCTACGTCCCCGCCGGGCTCTCGCTCGACGAGGCGGCCGGCCTGCGCGAGTCCGATCCCGCCGAGTACCAGCGGCGCTCGATGGCGTCGATGCGCGCGCACTGCGAGGCCATGGTGGAGATGATGCGCCGCGGCGCCATCACCTTCGACTACGGCAACAACCTGCGCACCCAGGCGCTCGATGCCGGGTATGCCGACGCGTTCGCCTTCCCCGGCTTCGTCCCCGCGTACGTCCGCCCGCTCTTCTGCCAGGGGAAGGGGCCGTTTCGCTGGGTGGCACTTTCGGGCGACCCGGCCGACATCCACCGCACCGACGACCTCGTGCTGGAGCTCTTCCCGCACGACGACCACCTGCGCCGCTGGATCACCCAGGCGCGCGAGAAGGTGGCGTTCCAGGGGCTCCCCGCGCGCATCTGCTGGCTGGGGCAGGGCGAGCGGGCCAGGTTCGGCGTGGCGCTGAACGACCTGGTCGCGCGCGGCGAGCTGAAGGCGCCCATCGTCATCGGCCGCGACCACCTCGACACCGGCTCGGTCGCCTCGCCCTTCCGGGAGACGGAGGGGATGAAGGACGGCAGCGACGCCATCGCCGACTGGGCCATCCTGAACGCGATGGTGAACGTGGCCAGCGGCGCCAGCTGGGTGTCGTTCCACCACGGCGGCGGGGTGGGGATCGGGAACTCGCTGCACGCCGGGCAGGTGATCGTGGCCGACGGCACGCCCGAGATGCGCGTCCGCCTGGAGCGCGTGCTGACGAACGATCCGGGGATGGGTGTCGCCCGCCACGCCGACGCGGGGTACGAGGACGCCGTCGAGACGGCGCGCCGCGAGGGGCTGAAGCTGCCGATGCTCTGA
- a CDS encoding alpha/beta hydrolase, giving the protein MAQGPIAPSRKDERDENAGAKAVPRVHWIGVGGTRLHVLDWDGGGRPVVFLPGLGQSAHVFRALAAELGAGFRCIAVTPRAHGESDTPEAGYTLAGFAGDVAAVMDALEIGRAAVVGHSFGGAVATRLAVDRPARVAAIVYLDSLTDYRGVSHIQYRNPARPPALEPGADDAAERAWHRTYVYGLWDDALEADWRARPATSQARAHRRELLAELMDVAVHSREPFPALRCPALALMAAETVEAQFPWLAPDDPRRPAAEKFVRETRAPWRRLSAERFRREAPNARVAEVAGNHFFFLSAPRQTAAEIRAFLHST; this is encoded by the coding sequence ATGGCTCAAGGTCCCATCGCCCCATCGAGAAAAGACGAGCGAGACGAGAACGCGGGCGCGAAGGCCGTCCCCCGCGTGCACTGGATCGGCGTCGGCGGCACGCGGCTGCACGTGCTGGACTGGGACGGCGGAGGGCGGCCGGTCGTCTTTCTCCCCGGGCTGGGGCAGAGCGCGCACGTCTTCCGCGCGCTGGCGGCGGAGCTGGGCGCCGGCTTCCGCTGCATTGCCGTCACCCCGCGCGCGCACGGCGAGAGCGACACGCCGGAAGCCGGATACACGCTGGCCGGCTTCGCGGGCGACGTGGCGGCGGTGATGGACGCGCTGGAGATCGGACGCGCGGCCGTCGTCGGCCACTCGTTCGGTGGCGCGGTGGCCACGCGTCTCGCGGTGGATCGCCCCGCCCGCGTCGCGGCGATCGTCTACCTGGACTCGCTGACCGACTACCGCGGCGTGAGCCACATCCAGTATCGCAACCCCGCGCGGCCGCCCGCGCTCGAGCCCGGCGCGGACGACGCGGCGGAGCGCGCGTGGCACCGCACCTACGTCTACGGGCTGTGGGACGACGCGCTCGAGGCGGACTGGCGCGCGCGTCCGGCGACGTCGCAGGCGCGGGCCCATCGCCGCGAGCTGCTGGCGGAGCTGATGGACGTGGCCGTGCACTCGCGCGAGCCGTTCCCGGCGCTGCGCTGCCCGGCGCTGGCGCTGATGGCGGCGGAGACGGTGGAGGCGCAGTTCCCCTGGCTGGCGCCCGACGATCCGCGCCGCCCCGCCGCGGAGAAGTTCGTGCGCGAGACGCGCGCGCCCTGGCGCCGGCTCTCGGCCGAGCGCTTCCGCAGGGAGGCCCCGAACGCGCGCGTGGCGGAGGTCGCCGGCAACCACTTCTTCTTCCTCTCCGCGCCGCGGCAGACGGCGGCGGAGATCCGCGCCTTCCTGCACTCCACCTGA
- a CDS encoding methyltransferase domain-containing protein has product MTIGMGYVDPTYLDAAARLVARGKRLSHERMRLSPGDVVLDVGCGPASDTLALAELVGPGGVVHGVDRDEVMVEEAERRASEAGLSGRVEHRRGDVYALPFADATFDAVRSERLFLHLHHPEKATAEMVRVTKPGGRVVLMDTDWGTRSVDTPEVDAERKIARVLTETCLANGYSGRRLYGLMRGAGVTDLTVDLVPLHVDDYELWRLLSRMEMALEEAVRTGAMTDDEARRLDDSLREKDAAGTFFASTTVMLVAGIKG; this is encoded by the coding sequence ATGACGATCGGAATGGGGTACGTCGATCCCACCTACCTCGACGCGGCCGCCCGCCTGGTGGCCCGCGGCAAGCGGCTGAGCCACGAGCGGATGCGGCTGTCGCCGGGCGACGTGGTGCTGGACGTGGGCTGCGGGCCGGCGAGCGACACGCTGGCGCTGGCGGAACTCGTCGGCCCCGGCGGCGTGGTCCACGGTGTCGACCGGGACGAGGTGATGGTGGAGGAGGCGGAGCGCCGCGCCAGCGAGGCGGGCCTCTCCGGCCGCGTGGAGCACCGCCGCGGCGACGTCTACGCGCTCCCGTTCGCCGACGCCACCTTCGACGCGGTGCGCAGCGAGCGCCTCTTCCTCCATCTCCATCACCCCGAAAAGGCCACGGCGGAGATGGTGCGCGTGACGAAACCCGGCGGCCGCGTGGTACTGATGGACACCGACTGGGGGACGCGCTCGGTCGACACGCCCGAAGTCGACGCCGAGCGGAAGATCGCGCGCGTGCTCACCGAGACGTGTCTCGCCAACGGCTACTCCGGCCGCCGCCTGTACGGGCTGATGCGCGGCGCGGGGGTGACGGATCTCACCGTCGACCTCGTCCCCCTGCACGTGGACGACTACGAGCTCTGGCGCCTGCTCTCGCGCATGGAGATGGCGTTGGAGGAGGCGGTGCGGACCGGGGCGATGACGGACGACGAGGCGCGGCGGCTGGACGACTCCCTGCGCGAGAAGGACGCCGCCGGCACCTTCTTCGCCTCGACCACGGTGATGCTGGTGGCGGGGATCAAGGGATGA
- a CDS encoding ATP-binding cassette domain-containing protein produces the protein MDLVIEHLWKTYPNGVVALRDVSLTIPPGLFGLLGPNGAGKSTLMRILATLQEADTGTAHLGEIDVLRDRDAVRRTLGYLPQEFGLYPRISAEAMLDHFALLKGITSRGQRRETVHALLQQTNLWSARRQRLGGFSGGMRQRFGIAVALIGQPRLIIVDEPTAGLDPAERARFLNLLSELGENAVVILSTHIVEDVSDLCTRMAVIQGGRILLEGAPARAVEAVRGRIWRRQVDRTELPVFEQALPVISTTLVGGRTVIHVHGDAPPDPTFEPVEPDLKDVYFTVIRGIPVDARGLRVEPSGDGMPPPPFVSRVMGDEDSGAMEMSAGATEMSSAPPPEEARDVPSPEMTDAARAEMPSSPGMETPTAAVESSPAPEVIPPAPMSSSPAPEVTSDAPPPAPERAGPGAAHVPFFGDPRAGVSRENRDAVPPADADTERGEAP, from the coding sequence ATGGACCTGGTCATCGAGCATCTCTGGAAGACGTATCCCAACGGCGTGGTGGCGCTGCGCGACGTGTCGCTCACCATCCCGCCGGGGCTGTTCGGGCTGCTGGGGCCCAACGGCGCCGGGAAGAGCACGCTGATGCGCATCCTGGCCACGCTGCAGGAGGCCGACACCGGCACCGCGCATCTCGGCGAGATCGACGTGCTGCGCGACCGCGACGCCGTCCGCCGCACGCTGGGATATCTCCCGCAGGAGTTCGGGCTGTACCCGCGCATCAGCGCCGAGGCCATGCTCGACCACTTCGCGCTGCTGAAGGGGATCACCAGCCGCGGCCAGCGTCGCGAGACCGTGCACGCGTTGCTGCAGCAGACGAATCTCTGGAGCGCGCGCAGGCAGCGGCTGGGCGGCTTCAGCGGCGGGATGCGGCAGCGCTTCGGCATCGCCGTGGCGCTGATCGGGCAGCCGCGGCTGATCATCGTCGACGAGCCCACGGCGGGGCTGGACCCGGCCGAGCGCGCGCGCTTCCTGAACCTGCTGAGCGAGCTGGGCGAGAACGCGGTGGTCATCCTCTCCACCCACATCGTGGAGGACGTGAGCGACCTGTGCACGCGCATGGCCGTCATCCAGGGCGGCCGCATCCTGCTGGAGGGCGCGCCGGCGCGCGCGGTGGAGGCGGTGCGCGGCCGCATCTGGCGGCGGCAGGTCGACCGCACGGAGCTCCCCGTCTTCGAGCAGGCGCTCCCCGTCATCTCCACCACGCTGGTCGGCGGGCGCACGGTCATCCACGTCCACGGCGACGCGCCGCCCGACCCCACCTTCGAGCCGGTGGAGCCCGACCTCAAGGACGTCTACTTCACCGTGATCCGGGGGATTCCCGTCGACGCGCGCGGCCTGAGGGTCGAGCCGTCGGGAGATGGGATGCCGCCGCCGCCCTTCGTCTCCCGCGTGATGGGGGATGAAGATAGCGGGGCGATGGAGATGTCTGCTGGGGCGACGGAGATGTCATCCGCACCACCGCCGGAGGAGGCGCGCGACGTTCCTTCTCCGGAGATGACGGATGCGGCGCGCGCGGAGATGCCATCCTCGCCGGGGATGGAGACGCCGACCGCGGCGGTGGAATCATCACCAGCGCCCGAGGTAATCCCGCCCGCGCCGATGTCATCGTCACCAGCGCCCGAGGTGACGTCGGACGCGCCGCCGCCCGCTCCTGAGCGCGCCGGACCCGGCGCGGCGCACGTGCCCTTCTTCGGCGATCCGCGTGCTGGCGTCTCGCGCGAGAACCGCGACGCCGTGCCGCCGGCGGATGCCGATACCGAGCGCGGCGAGGCGCCGTGA